In one Perca fluviatilis chromosome 7, GENO_Pfluv_1.0, whole genome shotgun sequence genomic region, the following are encoded:
- the si:ch211-261d7.3 gene encoding mediator of RNA polymerase II transcription subunit 12, with product MTEYYEEGGLLYEQSPPMHIKVESPEGPFGGGASENGFPREDDDSEGSCDQSSGLPGGLPFNVVVVHPNIMAPGMSSDDLLSIEQNRAMSAALAAGGAGKRKSRFSGAELEVLVSEVTRCEGELFGPAGRLRRRERERIWAGILERVNAVSRVPRTLREVKKRWDDLKRRNGGRLADARHRSCYLPSSRGASMLGRPSQTSPRLQQARQKQSTRPKPSFPCFPDSDTGVGVEGSERDGLEKDEDNPERDREMGESEGEPVENSMEDKLGLGLGLGIGPPPPSERWLPPSPLYSAPFLNGSPQPSSPQPSLGAQQGPLEAPPRSSWLEDELRGLGEAAIQLGNRVEKSLREFGEGFRQDMRTLVASQEALAVSLQQNNVLLQRLLGVLEAQQQPQPQQHRVQQAHQSQTSLQHLQPQPAQQQQQQLQHTETLQQQQQQQQQQQQRIEEPLQTQLQHQQQPLVVQQQHQTQIQPQPQVTQHSNNPTAVAVVPAPSSPDIHGAFPSPPTNTNGCVQRPRRGRAVEHRRRRRR from the exons ATGACTGAGTACTACGAGGAGGGGGGGCTGCTGTACGAGCAATCACCTCCCATGCACATCAAAGTGGAGTCTCCGGAGGGACCCTTTGGAGGGGGAGCCTCAGAAAACGGCTTCCCCAGGGAGGATGATGACTCGGAGGGCAGCTGTGACCAGAGCAGTGGATTACCTGGGGGACTCCCCTTCAACGTGGTAGTTGTGCATCCCAACATCATGGCACCTGGCATGTCCTCAGATGACCTCTTGTCCATTGAACAAA ACAGAGCTATGTCAGCTGCACTGGCGGCTGGCGGTGCAGGAAAACGAAAAAGCCGTTTCAGTGGAGCAGAGCTGGAGGTGTTGGTGTCAGAAGTCACTCGGTGTGAAGGAGAGCTCTTTGGTCCTGCGGGGAGGCTCCGGCGGCGGGAGAGGGAGCGCATCTGGGCGGGAATCCTCGAGAGAGTCAACGCTGTGTCCAGAGTCCCACGCACCCTTCGAGAGGTGAAGAAGCGCTGGGATGACCTGAAGAGACGCAACGGAGGAAGGCTAGCGGATGCTCGCCACCGCAGCTGTTACCTGCCATCCAGCAGGGGAGCCTCTATGCTTGGCCGTCCGTCCCAGACGAGCCCCAGGCTTCAACAAGCCAGGCAAAAGCAAAGCACCAGACCAAAGCCCAGTTTCCCATGCTTTCCTGACTCTGatacag gTGTAGGAGTGGAAGGGTCAGAGAGAGATGGTTTGGAGAAAGATGAGGACAATCCTGAGCGTGACAGAGAGATGGGAGAATCTGAGGGTGAACCAGTAGAGAACAGCATGGAAGACAAATTGGGATTAGGACTGGGTCTGGGCATAGGACCACCCCCTCCATCAGAACGATGGCTGCCTCCTTCCCCCCTCTACAGTGCTCCTTTTCTCAATGGCAGCCCTCAGCCCAGCAGTCCTCAGCCTTCACTTGGAGCACAGCAGGGTCCTCTTGAAGCGCCGCCGCGCAGCTCCTGGCTTGAAGATGAGCTACGAGGGTTAGGGGAAGCGGCAATTCAACTGGGAAATAGGGTAGAAAAAAGTCTGCGGGAGTTTGGGGAAGGTTTCAGACAGGACATGAGAACACTTGTCGCTTCGCAAGAGGCATTAGCAGTCAGTTTACAACAAAACAATGTCCTCTTGCAAAGGCTGTTAGGAGTGCTTGAGGCCCAGCAGCAACCACAGCCACAGCAACATCGTGTACAACAAGcacaccaatcacaaacatctctACAGCACTTACAGCCACAGCcagctcagcagcagcagcagcagctacaacacacagaaacactgcagcagcagcagcagcaacaacaacaacaacaacagcggATTGAAGAACCACTGCAAACACAGCTACAACATCAGCAGCAGCCACTTGTAGTACAACAACAGcaccaaacacaaatacagccGCAGCCACAAGTCACCCAGCATTCAAATAATCCGACAGCTGTGGCGGTGGTTCCTGCACCATCGTCCCCTGACATACATGGCGCTTTCCCCTCTCcacccacaaacacaaatgGATGTGTGCAGAGGCCCCGGCGAGGAAGAGCAGTCGAACACAGGCGCAGAAGACGGCGCTGA
- the LOC120562801 gene encoding trypsin-3-like, translating to MKAFILLALFAVAYAAPIEDDKIVGGYECRKNSVAYQVSLNAGYHFCGGSLISSTWVVSAAHCYKSRIQVRLGEHNIAVSEGTEQFIDSVKVIRHPSYNSNNLDNDIMLIKLSKPASLQSYVGTVSLPSSCASSGTRCLISGWGNTSTSGSSYPDRLRCLDAPILSDSSCRSAYPGQITSNMFCAGFLEGGKDSCQGDSGGPVVCNGQLQGVVSWGYGCAQRNKPGVYTKVCNYNTWIRNTMSSN from the exons ATGAAGGCTTTCATTCTTCTGGCTCTGTTCGCAGTGGCAT ATGCCGCTCCCATTGAGGATGACAAGATTGTTGGAGGCTACGAGTGCAGAAAGAACTCTGTGGCCTACCAGGTCTCTCTGAACGCTGGCTACCACTTCTGTGGAGGCTCCCTGATCTCCAGCACCTGGGTGGTGTCTGCTGCTCACTGCTACAAGTC CCGCATCCAGGTGCGTCTCGGTGAGCACAACATTGCTGTCAGTGAGGGCACAGAGCAGTTCATCGACTCTGTCAAAGTCATCCGTCACCCCAGCTACAACAGCAACAACCTGGACAATGACATCATGCTGATCAAGCTGAGCAAGCCCGCCTCCCTGCAAAGCTACGTCGGCACCGTGTCCCTGCCCTCCAGCTGTGCCAGCTCTGGCACCCGCTGTCTGATCTCTGGATGGGGCAACACCAGCACCTCTGGGA GCAGCTACCCTGATCGTCTGAGGTGCCTGGATGCCCCCATCCTGAGCGACAGCAGCTGCAGGTCCGCCTACCCTGGACAGATCACCTCCAACATGTTCTGTGCTGGATTCCTCGAGGGAGGCAAGGACTCCTGCCAG GGAGACTCTGGTGGCCCCGTGGTGTGCAACGGTCAGCTGCAGGGTGTGGTGTCCTGGGGTTATGGCTGCGCCCAGAGGAACAAGCCCGGAGTCTACACCAAGGTCTGCAACTACAACACCTGGATTCGCAACACCATGTCCTCCAACTAA
- the LOC120562800 gene encoding trypsin-3, which yields MKAFILLALFAVAYAAPIEDDKIVGGYECRKNSVAYQVSLNAGYHFCGGSLISSTWVVSAAHCYKSRIQVRLGEHNIAVSEGTEQFIDSVKVIRHPSYNSNNLDNDIMLIKLSKPASLHSYVGTVSLPSSCASSGTRCLISGWGNTSTSGSSYPDRLRCLDAPILSDSSCRSAYPGQITSNMFCAGFLEGGKDSCQGDSGGPVVCNGQLQGVVSWGYGCAQRNKPGVYTKVCNYNTWIRNTMSSN from the exons ATGAAGGCTTTCATTCTTCTGGCTCTGTTCGCAGTGGCAT ATGCCGCTCCCATTGAGGATGACAAGATTGTTGGAGGCTACGAGTGCAGAAAGAACTCTGTGGCCTACCAGGTCTCTCTGAACGCTGGCTACCACTTCTGTGGAGGCTCCCTGATCTCCAGCACCTGGGTGGTGTCTGCTGCTCACTGCTACAAGTC CCGCATCCAGGTGCGTCTCGGTGAGCACAACATTGCTGTCAGTGAGGGCACAGAGCAGTTCATCGACTCTGTCAAAGTCATCCGTCACCCCAGCTACAACAGCAACAACCTGGACAATGACATCATGCTGATCAAGCTGAGCAAGCCCGCCTCCCTGCACAGCTACGTCGGCACCGTGTCCCTGCCCTCCAGCTGTGCCAGCTCTGGCACCCGCTGTCTGATCTCTGGATGGGGCAACACCAGCACCTCTGGGA GCAGCTACCCTGATCGTCTGAGGTGCCTGGATGCCCCCATCCTGAGCGACAGCAGCTGCAGGTCCGCCTACCCTGGACAGATCACCTCCAACATGTTCTGTGCTGGATTCCTCGAGGGAGGCAAGGACTCCTGCCAG GGAGACTCTGGTGGCCCCGTGGTGTGCAACGGTCAGCTGCAGGGTGTGGTGTCCTGGGGTTATGGCTGCGCCCAGAGGAACAAGCCCGGAGTCTACACCAAGGTCTGCAACTACAACACCTGGATTCGCAACACCATGTCCTCCAACTAA